A single genomic interval of Streptomyces graminofaciens harbors:
- a CDS encoding DUF6286 domain-containing protein, producing MSANTWRQPTGDSAPSSDSGPAAPPADGDPGAETGAGATAASDESGQPAASDESGPPARRFWSARRIPAALVALLSVVAVGLLLYDVVSVRAGRSAMRWRWRLAEELATRPLDDIWMIVGAAVAMALGLWLFLLAVTPGLRRLLPMRQPTGIPGTEEVRAGLDRRAAALLLRDRAMQVAGVQSARVAVGRRKVKARAWAHFRDLEEVRADLDATLGKAVTSLRLARRPTLAVRVRRPKRKG from the coding sequence ATGAGCGCGAACACCTGGCGGCAGCCGACCGGCGACAGCGCCCCTTCCTCCGATTCCGGACCGGCAGCTCCGCCCGCCGACGGCGACCCGGGAGCGGAGACGGGCGCGGGTGCGACGGCGGCGAGCGATGAATCAGGCCAGCCGGCGGCGAGCGATGAATCAGGCCCGCCGGCGCGCCGCTTCTGGTCGGCACGGCGGATTCCCGCGGCCTTGGTGGCCCTGCTGTCCGTGGTGGCCGTAGGGCTGCTCCTGTACGACGTGGTCTCGGTGCGGGCAGGCCGGTCCGCGATGCGCTGGCGGTGGCGGCTCGCCGAGGAACTGGCCACACGGCCACTGGATGACATCTGGATGATCGTCGGGGCCGCGGTGGCGATGGCCCTCGGCCTGTGGCTTTTCCTGCTGGCGGTGACGCCGGGACTGCGCAGGCTGCTGCCCATGCGGCAGCCCACCGGTATCCCCGGGACGGAGGAGGTCCGCGCCGGGCTGGACCGCCGCGCGGCAGCCCTGCTGCTGCGCGACCGGGCCATGCAGGTGGCCGGTGTCCAGTCGGCACGGGTCGCAGTGGGCCGCCGGAAGGTCAAGGCCCGGGCATGGGCACACTTCCGCGATCTCGAGGAGGTGCGCGCGGACCTGGACGCCACGCTGGGGAAAGCCGTGACGTCCCTGCGTCTGGCCCGGCGACCCACGCTGGCCGTGCGTGTCCGGCGCCCGAAGCGGAAGGGCTGA
- a CDS encoding Asp23/Gls24 family envelope stress response protein produces MTGEADRSPGIPREERGAITVADRVVAKIASWAAREALSRFTESAGHVPPGRRTPHVTTSVRRAPERTTAGRDAESATGRQAVLGEARMRITVELGYPSDIGAQCAAVRREVTERLRTWAGMEVPDLVVSVERLHSAYARHTDQERVR; encoded by the coding sequence GTGACCGGTGAAGCCGATCGGAGTCCGGGCATCCCTCGCGAGGAGCGCGGCGCGATCACCGTAGCCGACCGGGTCGTGGCGAAGATCGCTTCCTGGGCGGCGCGCGAGGCGCTGAGCCGGTTCACCGAGTCGGCCGGCCACGTACCGCCCGGCCGCCGGACGCCACACGTGACCACATCCGTGCGGCGGGCACCGGAGCGCACCACCGCGGGACGAGACGCCGAATCTGCCACCGGCCGGCAGGCGGTGCTCGGCGAGGCCCGGATGCGCATCACCGTCGAGCTCGGCTACCCGTCCGACATCGGGGCGCAGTGCGCCGCAGTGCGCCGGGAGGTCACCGAACGCCTCAGGACATGGGCCGGCATGGAGGTGCCCGACCTCGTGGTGTCGGTCGAGAGGCTGCACTCGGCGTATGCGCGCCACACGGACCAGGAGAGGGTGAGATGA